One region of Turicibacter bilis genomic DNA includes:
- a CDS encoding DAK2 domain-containing protein: MSLKQINGIVFKQMVINGANNLANRSKYVDQLNVFPVPDGDTGTNMSMTMTAGAKELVSLEEASIGKVAKVLSRGLLMGARGNSGVILSQLFRGFATGLEGKDEADIEDIAKALESGVKTAYKAVMKPIEGTILTVARESAEAAGAKYETVETIVDLYDLVVNEMQISLNRTPELLPVLKEVGVVDSGGQGLLYIFEGFLKALKGETIVLEAQTEATGESAQTALSSDEVEFGYCTEFIIRLDEERTPFKEDVFRGRLEKLGNSIVVVQDEDIVKVHVHTLTPGDALNLAQKHGEFVKLKIENMTEQHNEIIGQNAPQSEPAKREQAEYGIISVVAGEGIKHLFEEQGCHYVIEGGQTMNPSTEDFLKAIDELNAKNIIILPNNSNIIMAANQAAQVTEDVNVVVVPSKTIPQGYTALMMFNEHASVEDNTEEMNQAITEVKSGQVTYAVRDTQMNGVDIKENDFIGILDKDIIVSVPERFESACALVDKMIDEDSEIVTILYGEGVDEDEADELAEYIENKYDDVEVTIFDGQQPVYSYIISVE, encoded by the coding sequence ATGTCGTTGAAACAGATTAATGGTATCGTATTTAAACAAATGGTAATTAATGGAGCTAACAACTTAGCGAACAGATCTAAATATGTAGACCAGCTTAACGTATTCCCTGTTCCAGATGGTGATACAGGGACGAATATGAGTATGACGATGACGGCTGGAGCTAAAGAATTAGTTTCTTTAGAAGAAGCTTCAATTGGAAAAGTTGCAAAAGTTTTATCACGTGGTTTATTAATGGGTGCACGTGGAAACTCAGGTGTTATTTTATCACAATTATTTAGAGGATTTGCAACAGGTCTTGAGGGGAAAGACGAAGCGGATATTGAAGATATTGCTAAAGCCTTAGAAAGTGGAGTTAAAACAGCATACAAAGCTGTTATGAAGCCTATTGAAGGAACAATTTTAACCGTTGCTCGTGAATCTGCTGAAGCAGCTGGTGCAAAATATGAAACAGTTGAAACAATTGTTGATTTATATGATTTAGTAGTAAATGAAATGCAAATTTCATTAAATCGTACACCAGAATTATTACCAGTTTTAAAAGAAGTTGGTGTTGTTGATAGTGGTGGACAAGGATTACTTTATATTTTTGAAGGATTCTTAAAAGCGTTAAAAGGAGAAACAATTGTTTTAGAAGCTCAAACAGAAGCAACAGGAGAATCTGCACAAACAGCTTTATCGAGTGATGAGGTAGAATTTGGATATTGTACAGAGTTTATCATCCGTTTAGATGAAGAACGTACACCATTTAAAGAAGATGTCTTCCGTGGACGTTTAGAGAAATTAGGAAACTCAATTGTTGTGGTACAAGATGAAGATATCGTTAAAGTACATGTTCATACATTAACACCAGGTGATGCGTTAAACTTAGCACAAAAACATGGTGAATTCGTGAAGTTAAAAATTGAAAATATGACGGAACAACATAATGAAATTATTGGTCAAAATGCACCACAATCAGAACCAGCGAAACGTGAACAAGCTGAATATGGAATTATTTCAGTGGTAGCGGGAGAAGGAATTAAGCATTTATTTGAAGAGCAAGGATGCCATTATGTGATTGAAGGTGGACAAACAATGAACCCTTCAACAGAAGACTTCTTAAAAGCTATTGATGAGTTAAATGCTAAAAATATTATTATCTTACCAAACAACAGTAATATCATTATGGCAGCTAATCAAGCCGCTCAAGTAACGGAAGATGTTAATGTCGTTGTTGTTCCATCAAAAACAATCCCACAAGGATACACGGCTTTAATGATGTTTAATGAACATGCATCAGTAGAAGATAATACAGAAGAGATGAATCAGGCCATTACAGAAGTGAAATCTGGACAAGTGACATATGCAGTTCGTGATACACAAATGAATGGTGTAGACATTAAAGAAAACGACTTTATCGGAATTTTAGATAAGGATATTATCGTGTCTGTTCCAGAGCGTTTCGAAAGTGCTTGTGCTTTAGTGGATAAAATGATTGATGAAGATAGTGAAATCGTCACAATCCTATACGGTGAGGGTGTCGATGAAGATGAAGCAGATGAATTAGCTGAATACATCGAAAATAAATACGATGACGTTGAAGTTACAATCTTCGACGGTCAACAACCTGTTTACTCATACATTATCTCAGTAGAATAA
- the recG gene encoding ATP-dependent DNA helicase RecG: MSLASIPVEKIKGVGPSLLEKLHQLKIVSVKDLLEYFPYRYENFELIDIHRAMHEEKITVEGKVITACQVQYYGKMKARMTFNVLVNHEVVKVVVFNRTFLKNQLKLDTLITVTGKWDLGRKVITATDIKMGTADGRGIEPVYSLKEVPLKTFKKIVKEAYDQYAMQLRDDLPLQLRQQYRLISYEDAVLFSHFPENKEQVRQVQRRVKYEELLKFQLKIQYLRYQTKSERQGAEKIFDEHQVIEFMNRLPFTLTDAQKKVLEDIKQDLRSGSRMNRLLQGDVGSGKTVVAAISLLMVMLSGYQTALMVPTEILGQQHYKSLLELFKPYPAFKIEFLSSSVKGKRRREILEQLASGEIHLIIGTHAIIQQDVIFKQLGLVITDEQHRFGVNQRKMLREKGDFVDVLMMTATPIPRTLAISAFGDMDVSIINQLPQGRKPVETFLIDSSKLDRALGFIQETILDQGQQAYVITPLIEESEAMDVQNAVEVYHLWQHHFEGKAKVGLMHGRLSQAEKDAVMEDFVANRSQILISTTVIEVGVNVPNANLMLIYDAHRFGLSQLHQLRGRVGRGSQQAYCLLMSDIKNEQSLERLKIMTGTTDGFEIAEADLKLRGPGDFFGEKQSGAPVFKMADLVEDYKILEVAMQDAYHLVSSDEFHHNNEFLGLRDYIQETVANEMHQFD, encoded by the coding sequence ATGTCACTAGCAAGTATTCCTGTTGAAAAAATAAAAGGGGTAGGTCCTTCGCTGCTTGAAAAATTACATCAATTAAAAATTGTAAGTGTGAAAGATTTACTGGAGTATTTTCCTTATCGTTATGAAAACTTTGAGTTAATTGACATTCATCGCGCCATGCATGAAGAAAAAATTACAGTTGAAGGGAAAGTTATTACAGCTTGCCAAGTTCAATACTATGGAAAAATGAAAGCACGTATGACGTTTAATGTGTTAGTGAATCATGAGGTTGTGAAAGTCGTTGTTTTTAACCGTACTTTCTTAAAAAATCAATTAAAGCTAGATACATTGATTACCGTGACAGGTAAATGGGATCTCGGACGTAAAGTGATTACTGCTACTGATATAAAAATGGGTACAGCAGATGGACGAGGGATTGAACCGGTCTATTCCCTAAAAGAAGTTCCACTTAAAACGTTCAAAAAGATTGTAAAAGAGGCCTATGATCAGTATGCGATGCAATTACGTGATGACCTCCCGCTTCAATTGAGACAGCAATATCGTCTCATTTCTTATGAAGATGCGGTATTGTTTTCACATTTTCCAGAAAATAAAGAGCAAGTACGACAAGTACAGCGACGTGTTAAATATGAAGAGTTATTAAAATTTCAATTAAAAATTCAATATTTACGTTATCAAACGAAAAGTGAGCGCCAAGGAGCAGAGAAGATTTTTGATGAACACCAAGTTATTGAATTTATGAATCGACTGCCATTTACGCTTACGGATGCTCAGAAAAAGGTATTAGAAGATATTAAACAAGATTTGCGTTCGGGAAGTCGCATGAATCGTTTATTACAAGGGGACGTTGGATCAGGGAAAACAGTCGTCGCGGCGATTAGTTTATTAATGGTCATGCTATCTGGGTATCAGACGGCGTTAATGGTGCCGACAGAGATTTTAGGACAACAGCATTATAAATCACTCTTAGAACTCTTTAAGCCTTATCCGGCGTTTAAAATTGAGTTTTTAAGTAGCTCGGTTAAAGGGAAACGTCGAAGAGAAATTTTAGAGCAACTAGCGAGTGGTGAGATTCATTTAATTATCGGAACGCACGCCATTATCCAACAGGATGTTATCTTTAAGCAACTAGGACTTGTTATTACGGATGAGCAGCATCGCTTTGGGGTTAATCAACGAAAAATGTTGCGTGAAAAAGGGGACTTTGTTGATGTTTTAATGATGACAGCAACACCTATTCCACGTACGCTTGCGATTTCAGCATTTGGAGATATGGATGTCTCGATTATTAACCAACTGCCACAAGGTCGTAAACCGGTGGAAACGTTCTTGATTGATAGCTCTAAACTGGATCGTGCACTTGGATTTATTCAAGAAACGATTTTAGATCAAGGGCAACAAGCTTACGTCATTACGCCACTCATTGAAGAATCAGAAGCGATGGACGTTCAAAATGCCGTTGAAGTGTATCATTTATGGCAACATCATTTTGAGGGGAAAGCAAAAGTTGGACTGATGCACGGACGTTTATCACAAGCTGAAAAAGATGCAGTCATGGAAGATTTCGTCGCGAATCGTTCGCAAATTTTAATCTCGACAACGGTGATTGAAGTTGGGGTAAACGTTCCAAATGCGAACTTAATGCTGATTTATGATGCACACCGATTCGGACTTTCACAGCTTCATCAGTTAAGAGGGCGTGTCGGGCGTGGAAGTCAGCAAGCTTATTGTTTACTCATGAGTGATATTAAAAATGAGCAGAGTTTAGAACGTTTAAAAATTATGACAGGAACAACCGATGGATTTGAAATTGCAGAGGCGGATTTAAAACTTCGTGGACCAGGGGATTTCTTTGGTGAAAAACAATCAGGTGCACCAGTCTTTAAAATGGCAGATCTCGTTGAAGACTATAAAATTTTAGAAGTTGCGATGCAAGATGCTTATCATCTTGTGAGTTCAGATGAGTTCCACCATAATAATGAATTCTTAGGACTTCGTGATTATATCCAGGAGACTGTTGCTAATGAAATGCACCAATTTGATTAA
- a CDS encoding SDR family NAD(P)-dependent oxidoreductase, translating into MSYFIVTGASSGIGEAMCDVLAQQGHDLIIVARRVDRLKQIKAKIESNYLREVIIMPADLSDLSSLKQLHENCQSYHVVGLINNAGYGLYGEFLNLDIEDEFNMIDLNIKSVHYLSKLFLKDFVRQDEGYLLNVASTAAFQSGPLMATYYASKGYVLQLTEAIAKELEAKQSKVVVSVLCPGPVDTEFQQKADIKLAKSILKVPTAKEVAEYAYQELMKGQTLIVPGLSNRVLLFFNRFIPRKLGCQIVYNTQLKKK; encoded by the coding sequence ATGTCTTATTTCATTGTAACGGGTGCTTCATCAGGAATTGGAGAAGCAATGTGTGATGTTTTAGCTCAACAAGGACATGATCTTATCATTGTAGCTAGACGAGTAGATCGACTTAAACAAATAAAAGCAAAGATTGAATCTAACTATCTACGCGAGGTCATCATAATGCCAGCTGATTTATCTGATCTTAGCAGTTTAAAACAGTTGCATGAAAATTGTCAAAGTTATCACGTTGTAGGATTAATTAATAATGCGGGTTATGGCTTATATGGTGAATTTTTAAATCTTGATATTGAAGATGAATTTAATATGATTGATTTAAATATTAAAAGTGTTCATTATTTAAGTAAGCTGTTTTTAAAAGACTTTGTCCGTCAAGATGAAGGATATCTATTGAATGTCGCCTCGACTGCTGCGTTTCAATCAGGTCCATTAATGGCAACCTATTATGCGAGTAAGGGATATGTCTTGCAGTTAACAGAAGCGATTGCAAAAGAACTAGAAGCAAAACAATCAAAGGTTGTAGTGAGTGTGCTTTGTCCAGGACCAGTTGATACAGAGTTTCAACAAAAAGCAGACATTAAATTAGCAAAGTCAATATTAAAAGTTCCAACGGCAAAAGAAGTCGCAGAGTATGCGTATCAAGAGTTGATGAAAGGACAGACTTTAATTGTTCCAGGTCTTTCTAACCGAGTGTTACTCTTCTTCAATCGCTTCATTCCAAGAAAGCTAGGATGTCAAATTGTCTATAACACACAACTAAAGAAAAAATAA
- a CDS encoding M48 family metallopeptidase, protein MQIIINEVPIYFEVQFSKRSKINLDVSPEGYLTLKVPTKTSEDEIMTYMKSQSKFLLNLQEKLNNRKYISNQKSYDNEELFLYLGKGFPLHELLDEIPETEVEIQSQLKKLYTKKTKQYVKKRVTYFEKIIGVKAKSITVVDSPRTWGTCNSNKDLTFNYKLSMAPTNVIDYVVIHELCHIHHMNHDRSFWRKVGMYDPNYKQHQAYLEKFGGVMTI, encoded by the coding sequence ATGCAAATTATTATTAATGAGGTGCCAATTTATTTTGAGGTTCAATTTTCAAAACGTTCAAAAATAAACTTAGATGTCAGCCCAGAAGGATATCTGACATTAAAAGTTCCGACTAAAACAAGTGAAGATGAAATTATGACCTATATGAAATCTCAATCAAAGTTTTTATTAAATCTTCAAGAAAAATTAAACAATCGAAAATATATTTCAAATCAAAAATCATATGATAATGAAGAATTATTTTTATATTTAGGAAAAGGATTCCCACTTCATGAATTACTAGATGAAATTCCTGAAACAGAAGTCGAAATTCAATCCCAACTGAAGAAGTTATATACGAAAAAGACAAAACAATATGTAAAGAAACGTGTCACTTATTTCGAAAAAATCATTGGCGTGAAAGCTAAATCAATTACCGTCGTCGACTCCCCTCGTACATGGGGAACTTGTAATTCAAACAAAGATTTAACATTTAATTACAAACTTTCAATGGCGCCAACCAACGTCATTGATTACGTCGTGATTCATGAGCTGTGTCATATTCACCATATGAATCATGACCGTTCGTTCTGGCGTAAAGTCGGAATGTATGATCCTAATTATAAACAACACCAAGCTTACCTTGAAAAATTCGGTGGTGTTATGACCATCTAA
- the rnc gene encoding ribonuclease III yields the protein MAYLDQLTEFLKENKIPFKQLDRYCQAFTHSSYVNEHRHLKIEDNERLEYLGDAVLELTVSNYLFNLKPALSEGEMTKIRAQLVCEPSLESYARNLNLGKLMLLGRGEENSGGRERPTVLADAFEAFIGAMYLDLGMDTVYSFVHTIIHKAYQKGEVTQVFDYKSTLQELVQADSKKAIEYRIVSETGPAHNRSFEAIVLLDGITLGRGIGKTKKEAEQQAAKGAIEILAKSCEKK from the coding sequence ATGGCGTATTTAGATCAATTAACGGAGTTTTTAAAAGAAAATAAGATCCCATTTAAACAACTTGACCGTTATTGTCAAGCATTTACACATTCATCATACGTCAATGAACATCGTCACCTAAAAATTGAGGATAATGAACGTCTTGAATATTTAGGAGATGCAGTCTTAGAGTTGACGGTATCGAATTACTTATTTAATTTAAAACCTGCGTTATCTGAAGGGGAAATGACTAAAATTCGTGCCCAATTAGTCTGTGAGCCGTCTCTAGAGTCTTACGCGCGTAATTTAAATTTAGGAAAGCTAATGTTGCTTGGTCGTGGTGAAGAAAATTCAGGTGGACGTGAACGTCCAACTGTCTTAGCGGATGCATTTGAAGCATTTATCGGTGCGATGTATCTTGATTTAGGAATGGATACCGTGTATTCATTTGTTCATACGATTATCCATAAAGCTTATCAAAAAGGTGAAGTCACACAAGTCTTTGATTATAAAAGTACCTTGCAAGAACTTGTACAGGCTGACTCTAAAAAGGCAATCGAATATCGTATTGTCTCTGAAACAGGTCCAGCCCATAATCGTTCATTCGAGGCGATCGTTTTATTAGATGGCATCACATTAGGTCGTGGAATCGGTAAAACAAAGAAAGAGGCTGAACAACAGGCAGCTAAGGGAGCTATCGAAATTTTAGCAAAATCATGTGAGAAAAAATAA
- a CDS encoding Asp23/Gls24 family envelope stress response protein yields the protein MTVQIKNEYGRIDISRDALSTVIGNATTECYGVVGMASKNLVKDGLAVVLGKENYSKGVTLRADENNKLIVDLYVIVGIGIKVSEVCFEIQKKVQYVIEKTFGEHVKEVNVFVQGVKGLDR from the coding sequence ATGACAGTCCAAATTAAAAATGAATATGGTCGAATTGACATTTCAAGAGATGCCCTTTCAACAGTCATTGGAAATGCAACAACAGAATGTTATGGTGTTGTCGGGATGGCTTCAAAGAATTTAGTTAAAGATGGTTTAGCTGTTGTTTTAGGAAAAGAAAACTATAGTAAAGGTGTTACACTGCGCGCAGATGAAAATAATAAACTGATTGTAGACTTATATGTAATTGTCGGAATCGGAATTAAAGTTTCAGAAGTATGTTTTGAAATTCAGAAAAAAGTTCAATATGTGATCGAAAAAACTTTCGGAGAACATGTTAAAGAAGTTAATGTGTTTGTACAAGGAGTTAAAGGGTTAGATCGCTAG
- the plsX gene encoding phosphate acyltransferase PlsX — MIKIGLDAMGGDFAPEQTVLGAYAAVEKFDDIEISLYGIESEIQKFMKQPHDRIKIVHCEQVIPMDVKDPAMAIRKFKDSSMVRACKDAKTGDIDAVVSAGATGALIAAGTLVVKRLKEVERPALAPVMPTIKENKYTILCDAGATSDAKPQYLYQNAKIASIYAREVMNIENPTVALLNIGTEDGKGTDLQKEAFALIAADPTINFVGNMEGKTMIAGEVDIIVADGYSGNIALKSVEGTSKSLLSLIKEELMSSTRGKIGALLLKPAFARIKKRMDASEVGGGILLGVSAPVIKAHGSSDSIALMNAIRQARETVSKDVVAKISQALKAE, encoded by the coding sequence ATGATTAAAATCGGATTAGATGCCATGGGTGGCGATTTTGCGCCAGAACAAACTGTCTTAGGTGCCTATGCTGCTGTTGAAAAATTTGATGATATTGAAATCAGCTTATATGGAATTGAATCAGAGATTCAAAAGTTTATGAAACAACCACATGACCGTATTAAAATCGTTCATTGTGAGCAAGTCATTCCGATGGACGTTAAAGATCCTGCGATGGCTATTCGTAAATTTAAAGATTCATCAATGGTTCGTGCGTGTAAAGATGCAAAAACAGGTGATATTGATGCTGTCGTTTCAGCTGGAGCAACAGGAGCATTAATTGCAGCGGGAACATTAGTCGTTAAACGTTTAAAAGAAGTCGAGCGTCCAGCTTTAGCACCAGTGATGCCAACGATCAAAGAAAATAAATATACTATTTTATGTGATGCGGGAGCAACAAGTGACGCCAAACCTCAATATTTATATCAAAATGCTAAAATCGCTTCTATTTATGCACGTGAAGTGATGAATATTGAAAATCCTACAGTTGCGCTTTTAAATATTGGAACTGAAGATGGAAAAGGAACTGACTTACAAAAAGAAGCATTCGCCTTAATCGCAGCGGATCCAACGATCAACTTTGTTGGGAATATGGAAGGGAAAACGATGATTGCAGGTGAAGTGGATATCATTGTAGCAGATGGCTATTCTGGAAACATCGCTTTAAAATCAGTAGAGGGAACGTCTAAATCGTTATTATCATTAATTAAAGAAGAATTAATGTCATCCACTCGAGGTAAAATTGGAGCTTTATTATTAAAGCCAGCGTTTGCCCGTATTAAAAAGCGTATGGATGCATCAGAAGTTGGTGGTGGAATTTTATTAGGAGTTTCAGCGCCAGTTATTAAAGCACATGGATCATCAGATTCAATTGCGTTAATGAATGCGATTCGTCAGGCACGCGAAACGGTATCTAAAGATGTCGTAGCAAAAATTAGTCAGGCATTAAAAGCAGAGTAA